The following proteins are co-located in the Streptomyces sp. NBC_00435 genome:
- a CDS encoding LacI family DNA-binding transcriptional regulator yields the protein MAGVTSPLRLTDIAAQAAVSEATVSRVLNGKSGVAAGTRHKVLAAMDLLGYERPVRLRRRSNGLVGLLTPELTNPIFPAFAQVIEQTLAGHGYTPVLCTQTPGGATEDELVEQLEERGVTGIVFLSGLHADSSADPSRYQRLAARGVPFVLINGFNEQVHAPFISPDDRAAAEMAVRHLEDLGHRRIGLAIGPTRYVPSARKEAGFTAAVPSAAAEGLIQRTLFTVEGGHAAGGALLDRGCTGIVCGSDPMALGVIRAARERGLRVPEDVSVVGFDDSPLIAFTDPPLTTVRQPVRAMATAAVGALLEAVAGTPVQRTEYVFQPELVVRGSTGQGPGAGVGA from the coding sequence GTGGCGGGGGTGACCTCCCCGCTGCGGCTGACGGACATCGCCGCGCAGGCCGCGGTCAGCGAGGCGACCGTCAGCCGCGTCCTCAACGGCAAGTCGGGCGTGGCGGCCGGCACCCGGCACAAGGTGCTGGCCGCCATGGACCTGCTGGGCTACGAACGCCCGGTCCGGCTGCGGCGGCGCAGCAACGGGCTGGTCGGCCTGCTGACCCCGGAGCTCACCAACCCGATCTTCCCGGCGTTCGCCCAGGTGATAGAGCAGACCCTGGCCGGCCACGGCTACACCCCGGTGCTGTGCACGCAGACCCCGGGCGGGGCCACCGAGGACGAGCTGGTGGAGCAGCTGGAGGAGCGCGGGGTCACCGGCATCGTGTTCCTGTCGGGCCTGCACGCCGACTCCTCCGCGGACCCGTCGCGCTACCAGCGCCTCGCGGCCCGCGGGGTCCCCTTCGTCCTGATCAACGGCTTCAACGAACAGGTCCACGCCCCCTTCATCTCACCCGACGACCGCGCGGCGGCGGAGATGGCCGTCCGTCACCTGGAGGACCTGGGCCATCGCAGGATCGGCCTGGCCATCGGCCCGACGCGCTACGTCCCGTCGGCCCGCAAGGAGGCGGGCTTCACCGCCGCCGTCCCCTCGGCGGCGGCCGAAGGCCTGATCCAGCGCACCCTGTTCACGGTGGAGGGCGGCCACGCGGCGGGCGGAGCCCTGCTCGACCGGGGCTGCACGGGCATCGTGTGCGGCAGCGACCCCATGGCCCTGGGCGTCATCCGCGCGGCCCGCGAGCGGGGGCTGCGGGTCCCCGAGGACGTCTCGGTGGTCGGCTTCGACGACTCCCCGCTGATCGCCTTCACGGACCCGCCGCTGACCACGGTCCGCCAGCCGGTCCGCGCGATGGCCACGGCAGCGGTCGGAGCCCTCCTGGAAGCGGTGGCCGGCACCCCGGTCCAGCGCACGGAGTACGTCTTCCAGCCCGAGCTGGTGGTACGGGGGTCTACGGGACAGGGGCCGGGGGCGGGGGTGGGGGCTTAG